The following proteins come from a genomic window of Miscanthus floridulus cultivar M001 chromosome 2, ASM1932011v1, whole genome shotgun sequence:
- the LOC136540511 gene encoding uncharacterized protein: protein MSTSQGTRAAWTYTYEKGLVDVIKEHVNIPMYRAQNGWTADGWRNIAKRFNETFPLAHFSKQQRQEKEKELKGNYRTVRDARKESGVGWNETLSMIIAEPKKWEDLIEKYPKVSKFQKKPLPLYEHLASLYAGSIATGDLNFTSTEPPNMTAQPPIERSHSEQSTQNTAAGSDSIGINFGTNPFSQIEGPEVQSAPPYLNLEEGASASGKKRKQSQMSAKLGEFIDLRKIQMEKNQEKLDEKKKKEDDYSVEKCIAVVDTIEDLTIEQKADANELFQSEMNRQIFMMTKNLAVRLVWLKKKISQMSQ from the exons ATGTCAACGTCCCAGGGTACAAGGGCTGCATGGACCTACACGTATGAGAAAGGGCTGGTGGATGTAATAAAAGAGCATGTCAATATCCCAATGTATAGGGCACAAAATGGCTGGACAGCAGATGGTTGGAGAAATATTGCTAAACGTTTCAATGAAACCTTCCCTTTAGCTCATTTTTCAAAACAACaaaggcaagagaaggagaaggagttgAAAGGAAACTATAGGACAGTTAGAGATGCCAGAAAAGAGAGTGGTGTTGGTTGGAATGAGACATTAAGCATGATAATTGCCGAACCAAAGAAATGGGAAGACCTAATTGAG AAGTATCCCAAAGTCAGTAAGTTCCAAAAGAAGCCACTTCCTCTTTATGAACACCTGGCATCATTGTATGCAG GAAGTATAGCCACTGGAGATTTGAATTTTACATCAACCGAGCCACCTAACATGACAGCACAACCTCCAATTGAAAGAAGTCACTCTGAGCAAAGTACACAGAACACGGCTGCTGGCTCTGATTCTATTGGCATCAATTTTGGTACAAATCCTTTTTCTCAAATTGAGGGCCCAGAAGTGCAATCTGCACCACCCTATCTCAATCTAGAGGAGGGAGCAAGTGCTAGTGGAAAAAAACGCAAGCAAAGTCAAATGTCAGCTAAACTCGGCGAATTCATAGACTTGAGAAAGATCCAAATGGAGAAAAATCAGGAAAAactagatgagaagaagaaaaaagaagatgacTATTCTGTAGAAAAGTGCATTGCTGTCGTGGATACCATAGAAGACCTAACTATTGAGCAGAAGGCAGATGCTAATGAGCTCTTTCAATCTGAGATGAATCGACAGATATTTATGATGACAAAAAATCTAGCTGTTCGACTAGTTTGGCTAAAGAAAAAAATTTCACAG ATGTCCCAGTGA
- the LOC136540513 gene encoding uncharacterized protein: protein MGSGKASSPPGAPAAGGSGSPPGGAVVCCMCGDRGLLPELFRCSACSVRSQHTYCTDRYPKVESYGTCNWCLRVDGGVASTSNSPRSVGKAAARSAPHGGDTTGSGSGRSPKVTARGDFASSNLSKPIKKQQQHAQRLLLRRSASDLGSRVVRTDHDAPPPSPGVARGRPRVRRYKLLEEVITS from the exons ATGGGGAGCGGCAAGGCGTCGTCCCCGCCAGGCGCCCCCGCTGCCGGCGGGAGCGGCTCGCCGCCGGGCGGCGCCGTCGTCTGCTGCATGTGCGGCGACCGGGGCCTCCTGCCCGAGCTCTTCCGCTGCTCCGCCTGCTCCGTCCGCTCCCAGCACAC ATACTGCACGGATCGGTACCCGAAGGTGGAGTCGTACGGCACCTGCAACTGGTGCCTCAGGGTGGATGGGGGCGTGGCTTCTACTTCTAACTCGCCGAGATCCGTCGGCAAAGCGGCTGCCCGGTCGGCTCCTCACGGCGGTGACACGACCGGCAGCGGTAGCGGAAGATCGCCGAAGGTTACCGCTCGCGGCGACTTTGCATCTTCCAACCTGAGCAAGCCTAtcaagaagcagcagcagcatgcgCAGCGTCTCTTGCTGCGGCGGTCGGCGTCGGACCTTGGCAGCCGCGTCGTTCGTACCGACCACGACGCGCCTCCGCCGTCTCCCGGCGTCGCGCGTGGCAGGCCGAGGGTCCGGAGGTACAAGCTCCTGGAAGAGGTGATCACTAGCTAG